A genomic stretch from Gopherus flavomarginatus isolate rGopFla2 chromosome 3, rGopFla2.mat.asm, whole genome shotgun sequence includes:
- the LOC127047680 gene encoding ras-associated and pleckstrin homology domains-containing protein 1-like — MSQAVDLPTAQLPVQYKGWSGMWTFAVYDNYPIPMLLGEDLANQVRRAKRVGMVTRSQTRQASRPIPVPEPSTDAPSALPETQTEVVDPDSMPTTETATASPVPGPELEQQPAPASATPSSNSTPEGASEPQLAEATDSHTQKAQPEPEIPSGAPAESGSPATETTPSPTSLPEGPSPSPQSEEELVTPASREQFQTEQEADDSLQKAWAAARSTPPPLSSSNRSRFVIDQGLLYKEILSGGHREEWQPQKQLVVPTKYRGSS, encoded by the exons atgtcacaagctgtagacttgcctacagctcaactgcctgtccagtacaaaggctggtcaggaatgtggacttttgcagtctatgacaattatcctatccccatgctactgggggaagacttggccaaccaggtgaggcgggccaagagagtgggaatggttacacgtagccaaaccaggcaagcttccagacccattcctgttcctgagccgtccacagatgccccgtctgcgttaccagagacccagacagag gtagtggacccggattccatgcctaccactgaaacagccacagcatctccagtcccaggcccggaactggaacagcaaccagcaccagcaagtgcaaccccatcttcaaactcaacgccagagggcgccagcgagccacaactggcagaagcaacagacagccatacccaaaaggctcagccagagcctgaaataccctcaggtgcaccagcggagagcggttcaccagcaacggaaacaaccccatcacctacatcgcttccagagggaccaagcccaagtccacagtctgaggaagaactggtgaccccagcctcaagggaacagttccagactgagcaggaagcagatgacagccttcagaaagcttgggcggcggcacggagcaccccaccgcctctcagctcttctaatcgatcccggtttgttatagaccaaggacttttatacaaggaaattctttctggtggacaccgggaagaatggcagccgcaaaaacagttggtggttccaactaagtaccggggaagctcttaa